A genome region from Microcella alkaliphila includes the following:
- a CDS encoding beta-galactosidase codes for MTHSRVALTREAVLVDGAPALPVSGELHYSRVPRERWEERLRLLRSGGVTIVSSYVFWNHHQPRLDAEPDFDDRLDVAAFVRAAADAGLFVILRIGPWCHGEARYGGLPDEVATAAHPVRTDDPRYLAQVEAWWGALASHLEAVLGPDGPVVGIQIENELVDDPAHIATLAALARRLGLRAAITTATAWLGARLPVDDVMPLYGGYSDGFWVDHDAPWHDTFREHFFFSHVWDDPGIGADVTAQDARPAPPADMPAPGAHYPVATCELGGANPVPVLAADTLEESQRTGYPNDLPRYDYDFHAPIGAAGLATPTHAALRRQHALLEAFGERLTRMSSRLPEVMPTGLDDTTTVRWATRTDGEAALLVISWHQPHEPLPTLVGVQLEVPGGDEGAAGTEPIVTRVPALPVDLPAGTLAHWPVRWPLGALTLGSASASLVTELPGPSPVTVLAAHDGVPVMLEVAAGVALTGDGVDAVCGHPGVWRVDARSSRLLDVTEGDAAGRIVVRSLGGTPSARRFDARAGAWVALPLSGAVGRPVAVSAIAADTGAPVPAGYGARERRAAAPSADERERHAHRWVLSGLDALGPDDDPVLTVDWAGDVAELTVDGRVVLDRFWDGSPWIVRLRDHGWRPGSALEVRVVPLHAAAAVHLPRDAAARRPTAGSEPLVALDAVTCATLGVAVETQ; via the coding sequence GTGACGCACTCCCGCGTCGCGCTGACCCGTGAGGCCGTACTCGTCGACGGAGCACCCGCCCTGCCCGTCTCGGGTGAGCTGCACTACAGCCGGGTGCCCCGCGAGCGGTGGGAGGAACGACTGCGCCTGCTGCGCTCGGGCGGCGTCACGATCGTCTCGAGCTACGTGTTCTGGAACCACCACCAGCCGCGGCTTGACGCGGAACCCGACTTCGACGACCGGCTCGACGTCGCCGCCTTCGTGCGCGCCGCCGCCGACGCCGGGCTGTTCGTGATCCTGCGCATCGGGCCGTGGTGCCACGGCGAGGCACGGTACGGCGGACTCCCCGATGAGGTCGCGACGGCGGCGCACCCCGTTCGCACCGACGACCCGCGCTACCTCGCTCAGGTCGAGGCCTGGTGGGGGGCGCTCGCCAGCCACCTCGAGGCGGTGCTCGGCCCCGACGGACCGGTGGTGGGCATCCAGATCGAGAACGAGCTCGTCGACGACCCCGCCCACATCGCCACCCTCGCCGCGCTCGCCCGGCGCCTCGGACTGCGCGCCGCGATCACGACCGCCACCGCGTGGTTGGGCGCTCGGCTGCCCGTCGACGACGTCATGCCGCTCTACGGCGGCTACAGCGACGGCTTCTGGGTCGACCACGACGCGCCCTGGCACGACACCTTCCGCGAGCACTTCTTCTTCAGCCACGTCTGGGACGACCCCGGCATCGGTGCCGACGTCACCGCGCAGGATGCACGCCCCGCGCCGCCCGCGGACATGCCCGCCCCCGGCGCCCACTATCCCGTTGCCACGTGCGAGCTCGGCGGGGCGAACCCCGTACCCGTACTGGCCGCCGACACGCTGGAGGAGAGCCAGCGCACCGGGTACCCCAACGACCTGCCCCGGTACGACTACGACTTCCACGCGCCCATCGGTGCGGCCGGCCTCGCCACACCGACCCACGCCGCGCTGCGCCGTCAGCACGCCCTGCTCGAGGCGTTCGGCGAGCGCCTCACCCGCATGAGTTCGCGACTGCCGGAGGTGATGCCGACGGGCCTCGACGACACGACGACGGTGCGCTGGGCGACCCGCACCGACGGCGAGGCGGCGCTGCTCGTCATCTCGTGGCATCAGCCGCACGAGCCGCTGCCGACTCTGGTCGGCGTGCAGTTGGAAGTGCCGGGCGGCGACGAGGGAGCCGCCGGCACCGAGCCGATCGTCACCCGGGTGCCCGCGCTGCCCGTCGACCTCCCCGCCGGAACCCTCGCCCACTGGCCGGTGCGGTGGCCGCTCGGCGCGCTCACCCTGGGCTCCGCGTCGGCGTCGCTCGTCACCGAACTGCCCGGCCCCTCGCCCGTCACGGTGCTCGCTGCGCACGACGGGGTGCCCGTGATGCTCGAGGTCGCGGCGGGTGTCGCCTTGACCGGAGATGGCGTCGATGCCGTCTGCGGGCATCCCGGGGTCTGGCGGGTCGACGCGCGCTCATCGCGCCTCCTCGACGTCACCGAGGGCGACGCCGCGGGCCGGATCGTCGTGCGCTCACTCGGCGGCACGCCGTCAGCGCGACGGTTCGACGCGCGGGCGGGTGCGTGGGTTGCCCTGCCGCTGAGCGGCGCGGTCGGGCGCCCCGTCGCGGTGTCGGCGATCGCCGCCGACACTGGCGCCCCCGTCCCCGCGGGGTACGGAGCGCGCGAGCGGCGGGCGGCGGCGCCCTCCGCCGACGAGCGCGAACGGCATGCCCACCGGTGGGTGCTGAGCGGGCTTGACGCGCTCGGCCCCGACGATGACCCCGTGCTCACCGTCGACTGGGCGGGTGACGTCGCCGAGCTGACGGTCGACGGCCGCGTGGTGCTCGACCGCTTCTGGGACGGCTCGCCGTGGATTGTCCGGCTGCGCGACCACGGGTGGCGGCCGGGGTCGGCGCTCGAGGTGCGCGTGGTTCCGCTGCACGCCGCGGCGGCCGTGCACCTTCCCCGCGACGCCGCCGCGCGCCGGCCAACTGCAGGAAGCGAGCCGCTCGTGGCGCTGGATGCCGTCACGTGCGCAACCCTCGGTGTCGCGGTCGAGACGCAGTAG
- a CDS encoding D-arabinono-1,4-lactone oxidase — protein sequence MSAPTSAGRNWAGNISFTAPRIAHPTSVDELADLVRTATSVRAVGSRHTFTALADSAELMVSTEALPAEVTVDENARTASVSGGMRYAEVARALDAVGWALGAMASLPHITVAGAIATGTHGSGDAAGSLASAVTALDVVRADGSLVTLRRADADFAGAVVALGALGVVTRVELEVEPSYTMTQVVDRGLPWETALDNLDAVMGSADSVSMFTTWVDPARIDQVWRKTRGSLAPPALDGATRAGVPGHPLDGEPAENCTDQTGAPGPWHERLPHFRAEFTPSNGDELQSEYFVPRDRAVDALRAMRAIGPELASLLFVSEIRSIHADDLWLSGAYGRDTIGIHFTWRPDMAGVRAVLPRIEAALAPFDARPHWGKVFTLDAHTLASRWPRFADAAALRRQFDPDRVFRNAQLAAWGI from the coding sequence GTGAGCGCACCGACATCCGCGGGCCGTAATTGGGCGGGCAACATATCCTTCACCGCTCCCCGCATCGCGCATCCGACGAGCGTTGATGAGCTCGCCGACCTTGTCCGCACGGCCACCTCGGTGCGCGCCGTGGGCTCGCGACACACCTTTACGGCGCTCGCCGACAGCGCCGAGTTGATGGTGTCGACGGAGGCGCTTCCCGCCGAGGTGACGGTCGACGAGAACGCGCGCACCGCATCCGTGTCTGGCGGCATGCGCTACGCGGAGGTGGCGCGCGCACTCGACGCGGTGGGCTGGGCGCTCGGCGCGATGGCGTCGCTTCCGCACATCACGGTGGCCGGCGCGATCGCGACCGGAACCCACGGCTCGGGGGATGCTGCGGGCTCGCTTGCGAGCGCCGTCACCGCTCTCGACGTGGTGCGGGCCGACGGGTCTCTCGTCACGCTGCGCCGCGCAGACGCCGACTTCGCCGGCGCGGTCGTCGCACTCGGAGCGCTCGGGGTCGTGACGCGCGTCGAACTGGAGGTGGAGCCGAGCTACACCATGACCCAGGTGGTCGACCGGGGCCTGCCGTGGGAGACGGCGCTCGACAACCTCGACGCCGTCATGGGGTCGGCCGACAGCGTCAGCATGTTCACGACGTGGGTCGACCCGGCACGAATCGACCAGGTGTGGCGGAAGACTCGCGGGTCGCTCGCGCCGCCCGCTCTCGACGGCGCGACGCGGGCGGGGGTTCCCGGCCACCCGCTCGACGGCGAACCCGCCGAGAACTGCACCGACCAGACGGGAGCGCCGGGGCCGTGGCACGAGCGCTTGCCGCACTTTCGCGCCGAGTTCACCCCGTCGAACGGCGATGAGTTGCAGTCGGAGTACTTCGTTCCGCGTGACCGTGCCGTCGACGCGTTGAGGGCCATGCGGGCGATCGGCCCGGAGCTCGCGAGCTTGCTCTTCGTCAGCGAGATTCGCAGCATCCACGCCGACGACCTGTGGCTGTCGGGCGCGTACGGGCGCGACACCATCGGCATCCACTTCACGTGGCGCCCCGACATGGCGGGCGTGCGCGCTGTGCTGCCGCGGATCGAGGCGGCCCTCGCGCCATTCGATGCACGCCCGCACTGGGGGAAGGTCTTCACACTGGATGCGCACACGCTCGCGTCACGGTGGCCACGGTTCGCCGACGCCGCCGCTCTGCGCAGGCAGTTCGACCCTGACCGCGTCTTCCGCAACGCGCAGCTCGCCGCCTGGGGCATATAG
- a CDS encoding ABC transporter ATP-binding protein, whose translation MALDAVTFRYPDADAPGDPPTSAPALDGLTLSIAPGETVAFVGPSGSGKSTLLNLVLGFVRPTDGRVLIDGVDASTLDLRAVRRHVSVVPQESVLFEGSIRDNITYGLGDVHDATVEQALRDANALDIVTALPEGWHTRVGERGARLSGGQRQRLSIARALVRDPSILLLDEATSALDSESEAVIADALSRLMRGRYAQLHRVQAG comes from the coding sequence ATCGCCCTCGACGCGGTCACCTTCCGCTACCCCGACGCGGATGCACCAGGCGACCCGCCGACATCGGCCCCCGCCCTCGACGGGCTCACCCTCTCGATCGCCCCGGGCGAGACGGTTGCCTTCGTCGGACCATCGGGCTCGGGCAAGTCCACTCTGCTGAACCTCGTGCTGGGTTTCGTGCGACCCACCGACGGCCGCGTGCTCATCGACGGCGTTGACGCGTCGACGCTCGACCTGCGCGCCGTGCGGCGACACGTGTCGGTCGTACCGCAAGAGTCGGTGCTGTTCGAAGGATCGATCCGCGACAACATCACGTACGGCCTCGGCGACGTTCACGACGCGACGGTCGAACAAGCCCTGCGCGACGCGAACGCGCTCGACATCGTGACGGCGCTGCCCGAGGGCTGGCACACGCGCGTCGGCGAGCGGGGGGCACGCCTGTCGGGAGGGCAGCGCCAGCGCCTGTCGATCGCGCGGGCGCTCGTGCGCGACCCGAGCATCCTGCTGCTTGATGAGGCGACGAGCGCGCTCGACAGCGAGTCGGAGGCCGTGATCGCCGACGCGCTGTCGCGGCTCATGCGCGGCCGCTACGCGCAGCTGCACCGGGTGCAGGCCGGTTGA
- a CDS encoding LacI family DNA-binding transcriptional regulator: MTEATRTSAATLHDVAREAGVSLATASRSINGSTRKVNEELRQRVLLAADKLGYVANQSAQAIAKGSASTVALVVSDIADPYFSSMASGVIRGAEEARLLVTMAMTERSAERELELVRALRGGRPRVLVLTGSRFAGTELEASLVKELTAYEETGGTVVIVSQRSLPFDTVQIDNLAGARDLARALVDQGYRRFAAFTGVSSLLTSSDRLQGFRDGLGEFGLALDDDRVYRTDFTRDGGIAAVDAMLDDGIDDIDCVFAVNDVMAIGALSRLRDRGVSVPDDIAIAGFDDIDTARDVTPALTTVRLPLADVGAEAIHLALTADQRTSVATVTIGGDVVLRASTPRRA, translated from the coding sequence GTGACCGAGGCGACGCGCACCAGTGCCGCGACACTGCACGATGTCGCGCGCGAGGCAGGGGTGTCGCTCGCCACCGCCTCGCGCTCGATCAACGGCAGTACACGCAAGGTCAACGAGGAACTGCGCCAGCGCGTCCTGCTGGCCGCCGACAAGCTCGGCTACGTCGCGAACCAGTCGGCGCAGGCCATCGCGAAGGGCAGCGCGTCAACCGTCGCCCTCGTGGTCAGCGACATCGCCGACCCCTACTTCTCAAGCATGGCCTCCGGCGTCATTCGCGGTGCCGAAGAGGCGCGACTGCTGGTCACGATGGCGATGACCGAGCGCAGCGCCGAGCGCGAACTCGAGCTCGTCCGCGCCCTGCGCGGTGGACGCCCCCGGGTGCTCGTGCTGACCGGCTCACGATTCGCCGGCACCGAACTGGAAGCCTCCCTCGTCAAAGAACTCACCGCCTACGAAGAAACCGGCGGCACGGTCGTCATCGTGTCGCAGCGCTCGCTGCCCTTCGACACGGTGCAGATCGACAACCTTGCGGGCGCTCGGGACCTCGCCCGCGCCCTCGTCGACCAGGGATACCGCCGGTTCGCGGCCTTCACCGGCGTCAGCTCGCTGCTGACGTCGAGCGACCGCCTGCAGGGCTTTCGCGACGGGCTCGGCGAGTTCGGGCTCGCGCTCGATGACGACCGCGTCTACCGCACCGACTTCACCCGTGACGGCGGAATCGCCGCCGTCGACGCCATGCTCGACGACGGAATCGACGACATCGACTGTGTCTTCGCGGTCAACGACGTCATGGCGATCGGCGCCCTCTCGCGCCTGCGCGATCGAGGGGTGAGCGTCCCCGACGACATCGCCATCGCGGGTTTCGATGACATCGACACCGCACGCGACGTCACCCCCGCGCTCACGACGGTGCGCCTACCGCTCGCCGACGTCGGAGCAGAAGCGATCCACCTGGCGCTGACCGCCGACCAGCGCACGAGCGTCGCCACCGTCACGATCGGTGGCGACGTCGTCCTGCGCGCCTCCACGCCGCGCCGCGCGTAG
- a CDS encoding Gfo/Idh/MocA family protein — translation MRYRTTIIGTGAIAHAHADAVAAHAERFELVAVCDLDAERGREFADRHRASAVFDDAERMIAETRPDFVQICTPPGSHVPLMIAALRAGAVPIVEKPPALSLAELDEVIAVERETGLAAIGVFQQRFGSGADTLAAMMADGVLGRPLVATCETLWYRDADYFAVPWRGTWQSEGGGPTMGHGIHQLSTLLGLLGPWSDVRAVARRQSRPTETEDVSAALVTFASGAVATVVNSLVSPRETSRVRIDFEHATAELEHLYGYTRDAWRFTPAPDSPHLAERWAADTTHHESSHTAQFADVLDALDAGRPAPVTMADARELLDLAAATYKSAFTGATVAAGEIGPGDPFYTSMRGTGAPWETP, via the coding sequence ATGCGATACCGCACGACGATCATCGGCACTGGCGCGATCGCCCACGCCCACGCCGACGCGGTGGCGGCCCATGCCGAGCGATTCGAGCTGGTCGCCGTGTGCGACCTCGACGCCGAGCGCGGGCGAGAATTCGCCGACCGGCACCGCGCATCCGCCGTCTTCGACGACGCCGAGCGGATGATCGCGGAGACGCGCCCCGATTTCGTGCAGATCTGCACGCCCCCCGGCTCGCACGTGCCGCTCATGATCGCGGCGCTGCGGGCGGGCGCGGTGCCGATCGTCGAGAAGCCGCCGGCACTCAGCCTCGCCGAGCTCGACGAGGTCATCGCGGTCGAGCGTGAGACCGGGCTGGCCGCGATCGGCGTCTTCCAGCAGCGCTTCGGGTCGGGCGCCGACACGCTCGCGGCGATGATGGCCGACGGCGTGCTGGGTCGGCCGCTCGTCGCCACCTGCGAAACCCTCTGGTATCGAGACGCTGACTACTTCGCCGTTCCCTGGCGCGGTACCTGGCAGAGCGAGGGCGGCGGGCCGACGATGGGGCACGGTATCCACCAGCTGTCGACCCTGCTGGGGCTGCTCGGCCCCTGGAGCGACGTGCGGGCGGTGGCCCGGCGGCAGTCGCGCCCGACCGAGACCGAAGACGTGTCGGCGGCGCTCGTCACGTTCGCGTCGGGAGCCGTCGCGACGGTGGTCAACTCGCTCGTCTCTCCCCGGGAAACCAGCAGGGTGCGCATCGACTTCGAGCACGCGACCGCCGAACTCGAGCACCTCTACGGGTACACGCGTGACGCGTGGCGTTTCACCCCGGCGCCGGACTCGCCGCACCTCGCCGAGCGGTGGGCCGCCGACACCACGCACCACGAGAGCAGCCACACGGCGCAATTCGCCGACGTGCTCGATGCCCTCGACGCCGGTCGGCCCGCGCCGGTCACGATGGCCGACGCGCGCGAGCTGCTCGACCTCGCGGCGGCGACGTACAAGTCGGCCTTCACCGGAGCGACCGTCGCGGCCGGCGAGATCGGCCCCGGCGACCCGTTCTACACGTCGATGCGCGGAACC
- a CDS encoding Gfo/Idh/MocA family protein → MNGASGRMGYRQHLVRSILAIREQGGVELADGRRVQVRPLLVGRSEEKLAELAKRHDIPDYTTSLDEALADPTWQIYGDFLVTKARAAAIKKAIAAGKAIYTEKPTAENYDDALELARLASEAGVKNGVVHDKLYLPGLQKLKRLVDSGFFGQILSVRGEFGYWVFEGDWHPAQRPSWNYRAEDGGGITVDMFPHWSYVLENIFGRVESVYARAVTHIQARVDEQGRPYPATADDAAYAIFELEGGIVAQLNSSWAVRVNRDELVEFQVDGTHGSAVVGLFGCKIQPRNATPKPVWNPDLVDEIDYASTWLDVPTNEVFENGFKTQWEDFIRHVVNDAPHHYDFLAGARGMLLAEKGLESSRSGRRVDLPTISVSGARV, encoded by the coding sequence ATGAACGGCGCCAGCGGGCGCATGGGCTACCGCCAGCATCTGGTGCGCTCGATCCTCGCGATTCGCGAGCAGGGCGGTGTCGAACTCGCCGACGGACGCCGCGTGCAGGTGCGCCCCCTCCTCGTGGGGCGCAGTGAAGAGAAGCTCGCCGAGCTGGCGAAGCGTCACGACATTCCTGACTACACGACCAGCCTCGACGAGGCTCTCGCCGACCCCACCTGGCAGATCTACGGCGACTTTCTCGTGACCAAGGCCCGCGCCGCCGCCATCAAGAAGGCCATCGCCGCGGGAAAGGCGATCTATACCGAGAAGCCGACCGCCGAAAACTACGACGACGCGCTCGAGCTCGCCCGACTCGCCTCCGAGGCGGGCGTCAAGAACGGCGTCGTGCACGACAAGCTGTATCTGCCCGGCCTGCAGAAGTTGAAGCGCCTTGTCGACTCCGGCTTCTTCGGTCAGATCCTCAGCGTGCGGGGTGAGTTCGGCTATTGGGTGTTCGAGGGCGACTGGCACCCCGCGCAGCGGCCGAGCTGGAATTACCGCGCGGAGGACGGTGGCGGCATCACCGTCGACATGTTCCCGCACTGGAGCTACGTACTCGAGAACATCTTCGGTCGCGTCGAGTCCGTCTATGCCCGAGCCGTCACGCACATCCAGGCACGCGTCGATGAACAGGGTCGCCCCTACCCGGCCACCGCCGACGACGCGGCGTACGCGATCTTCGAGCTTGAGGGCGGCATCGTCGCGCAACTCAACTCGAGTTGGGCCGTGCGGGTCAACCGCGACGAGCTCGTCGAGTTCCAGGTCGACGGCACGCACGGCTCCGCGGTCGTCGGCCTCTTCGGCTGCAAGATTCAACCGCGCAACGCGACGCCGAAGCCGGTATGGAACCCCGACCTCGTCGACGAGATCGACTACGCCTCGACCTGGCTCGACGTGCCGACGAACGAGGTGTTCGAGAACGGCTTCAAGACGCAGTGGGAAGATTTCATCCGCCACGTCGTCAACGACGCTCCCCACCACTACGACTTCCTCGCCGGTGCGCGCGGCATGCTGCTGGCCGAGAAAGGCCTCGAGTCGTCGCGCTCGGGTCGTCGCGTCGACCTGCCCACCATCAGCGTCTCGGGCGCGCGCGTCTAG
- a CDS encoding alpha-N-arabinofuranosidase: protein MTSTARITVHPSFVRGHIDRRIFGSFVEHLGRAVYTGIYEPGHPTADADGFRGDVAELTRELGTTVVRYPGGNFVSNYIWEDGVGPRDDRPSRIDLAWRTIEPNEIGTDEFVAWTRKTGTEPMMAVNLGTRGAAEAAALVEYCNTPGGTTWSELRRRNGYDEPHAIRLWCLGNEMDGPWQIGHKTADDYGKIASQAAQAMRRVDPTIEFVACGSSSREMDTFGEWERVVLEHTFDDVDYISVHAYYQERDGDRQSFLASGASFEAFMHEVIATADAVAARRHSDKRIRLSVDEWNVWYIDNFAGEDNLALLEQPRLIEDVYSTIDAVVVGDLLGTLLRNADRVAIACLAQLVNVIAPIMTEPGGEAWRQTTFYPIALLAQHATGVALDARSDSPTLVTAKHGEVDAVSTVVTWNADAGELVVGLTNRSTEPVEVTIDHVGFVDASLSDARVIVADHEGPRHTAESARAAEPQPLDGVSVHDAATTLTVPAESWSFLRIAARASA, encoded by the coding sequence ATGACCTCCACCGCCCGCATCACCGTCCACCCCTCCTTCGTGCGGGGACACATCGACCGACGCATCTTCGGCTCGTTCGTGGAACACCTCGGTCGCGCTGTCTACACCGGCATCTACGAGCCCGGCCACCCCACCGCCGATGCCGACGGCTTTCGCGGGGACGTCGCCGAACTGACGCGCGAACTCGGCACGACCGTCGTGCGCTACCCCGGCGGCAACTTCGTCAGCAACTACATCTGGGAGGACGGCGTCGGGCCCCGGGACGACCGCCCGAGCCGCATCGACCTCGCCTGGCGCACGATCGAGCCGAACGAGATCGGCACCGACGAGTTCGTGGCGTGGACGAGGAAGACCGGCACGGAGCCGATGATGGCCGTGAACCTGGGCACCCGCGGCGCGGCCGAAGCGGCCGCGCTCGTCGAGTACTGCAACACTCCGGGCGGCACCACGTGGTCGGAGCTGCGCCGCCGCAACGGCTACGACGAACCGCACGCGATTCGCCTGTGGTGCCTCGGCAACGAAATGGACGGGCCGTGGCAGATCGGCCACAAGACGGCCGACGACTACGGCAAGATCGCGAGCCAAGCCGCCCAGGCGATGCGCCGGGTCGACCCCACGATCGAGTTCGTCGCCTGCGGCAGCTCGTCGCGCGAGATGGACACGTTCGGCGAGTGGGAGCGCGTCGTGCTCGAGCACACCTTCGACGACGTCGACTACATCTCGGTGCACGCCTACTACCAAGAACGCGACGGCGACCGGCAGAGCTTCCTCGCGAGCGGCGCCAGTTTCGAGGCGTTCATGCACGAGGTCATCGCGACGGCCGACGCCGTGGCCGCCCGTCGCCACTCGGACAAGCGCATCCGTCTGTCCGTCGACGAATGGAACGTCTGGTACATCGACAACTTCGCCGGGGAAGACAACCTCGCCCTGCTCGAGCAGCCGCGCCTCATCGAAGACGTGTATTCGACGATCGACGCCGTCGTCGTCGGTGACCTGCTGGGCACCCTGCTGCGCAATGCCGACCGCGTCGCAATCGCCTGCCTCGCGCAGCTCGTCAACGTGATCGCGCCGATCATGACCGAGCCCGGCGGAGAAGCGTGGCGCCAGACGACCTTCTACCCGATCGCGCTGCTCGCGCAGCACGCCACCGGCGTCGCCCTGGATGCGCGCAGCGACTCCCCCACGCTCGTCACGGCCAAGCACGGCGAGGTCGACGCGGTCTCGACCGTCGTCACCTGGAACGCCGACGCCGGTGAGCTCGTCGTCGGCCTCACCAACCGCTCGACCGAGCCGGTCGAGGTCACGATCGATCACGTGGGATTCGTCGATGCGTCACTCTCCGACGCGCGCGTCATCGTCGCCGACCACGAGGGGCCCCGCCACACCGCTGAGTCGGCGCGCGCCGCTGAGCCGCAGCCGCTCGACGGGGTGAGCGTCCACGACGCCGCGACCACGCTGACGGTGCCCGCCGAAAGCTGGAGCTTCCTGCGGATCGCCGCCCGCGCATCCGCATGA
- a CDS encoding dihydrodipicolinate synthase family protein has product MSHLTLLAADGSARTTELRETLATARPSAPLRSRVAYAAAHVVPKTASETVPGHPADIDWDATLAFRHEVWSWGLGVADAMDTAQRNMGLDAAATRELIGRSATEAASVNGSLVVGVNTDHIGDEVISLPAVIDAYREQLAFVEQTGAGAVLMASRHLARVAEGPDDYRRVYNAVLESATTPVVLHWLGTAFDPQLEGYFGSSDQTQAAGTMLAIIADNVDVVAGVKMSLLDADAEIAVRRRLPDSARMFTGDDFNYVSLIEGDEHGYSDALLGAFAALAPLASTAIQALDAGDTATYRRVLGPTEELSRHIFAAPTFYYKTGIAFMSWLNGHQSAFRMVGGLHAARSLPHLSRIVELANAAGALTQPELAAERWHAMLALNGIATLASPSSPPVHTLASAAV; this is encoded by the coding sequence ATGTCCCACCTCACCCTTCTGGCCGCCGACGGATCGGCGCGTACGACCGAGTTGCGAGAGACCCTCGCCACGGCGCGACCCTCGGCGCCGCTCCGCTCGCGCGTCGCCTACGCGGCCGCCCACGTCGTTCCGAAGACCGCATCGGAAACGGTGCCCGGGCATCCCGCCGACATCGACTGGGACGCGACGCTCGCCTTCCGGCACGAGGTGTGGTCGTGGGGTCTCGGCGTCGCCGACGCCATGGACACGGCTCAGCGCAACATGGGCCTCGACGCTGCGGCCACCCGCGAGCTGATCGGCCGCAGCGCCACCGAGGCAGCGTCAGTGAACGGTTCCCTCGTCGTTGGTGTCAACACCGACCACATCGGCGACGAGGTGATTTCTCTCCCCGCCGTGATCGACGCCTATCGCGAGCAGCTCGCGTTCGTCGAGCAGACCGGCGCGGGTGCGGTGCTCATGGCGAGCCGGCACCTCGCGCGCGTCGCCGAGGGCCCCGACGACTACCGTCGCGTCTACAACGCCGTGCTCGAGTCGGCCACCACCCCGGTGGTGTTGCACTGGCTCGGCACCGCCTTCGACCCGCAGCTCGAGGGGTACTTCGGGTCGAGCGACCAGACCCAGGCTGCGGGCACGATGCTCGCGATCATCGCCGACAACGTTGACGTCGTGGCCGGCGTCAAGATGAGCCTGCTCGACGCTGACGCCGAGATCGCGGTGCGCCGACGGCTGCCCGACAGCGCTCGCATGTTCACCGGCGACGACTTCAACTACGTCTCGCTCATCGAGGGCGACGAGCACGGCTACTCAGATGCCCTGCTCGGCGCCTTCGCGGCCCTCGCGCCCCTCGCGTCCACCGCCATCCAGGCCCTCGATGCCGGAGACACGGCCACATACCGCCGCGTGCTCGGGCCGACCGAAGAGCTATCTCGGCACATCTTCGCGGCCCCCACCTTCTACTACAAGACGGGGATCGCGTTCATGTCGTGGCTGAATGGTCACCAGAGCGCCTTCCGAATGGTCGGCGGCCTCCACGCGGCGCGCAGCCTGCCGCACCTGTCGCGCATCGTCGAGCTGGCCAACGCCGCCGGGGCTCTCACTCAGCCCGAGCTGGCGGCCGAACGCTGGCACGCCATGCTGGCGCTGAACGGCATCGCGACGCTCGCCTCGCCGTCGTCGCCTCCCGTCCACACCCTCGCGAGCGCCGCCGTATGA
- a CDS encoding sugar phosphate isomerase/epimerase family protein, with translation MSTTSRLSLNQATIKHADLETALTVTREAGIESIGLWREPVAEVGLEVACRMLADSGLRFSSLCRGGFFTVEKEPSRRDALDEVRRAIDETAALHAAGAEGSAPVLVIVAGGLPEGSRDLAGARARVSEAIAAVAPHARASGVQLAIEALHPMYVSDRAVVSTLGQALDLAEAFDPDVVGVVIDSFHVFWDPQLLPQIRRAGRGRRIASYQVCDWATPLPADALLARHYPGDGVIDFGSMTREVEQAGYRGDIEVELFNADIWATPFAEVARRTRESFAEAVTPYMLSTTAK, from the coding sequence ATGAGCACGACGTCGCGCCTGTCGCTGAACCAGGCCACGATCAAGCACGCCGACCTCGAGACGGCGCTGACCGTCACGCGCGAGGCCGGCATCGAGAGCATTGGCTTGTGGCGCGAACCGGTCGCCGAGGTCGGTCTCGAGGTGGCCTGCCGCATGCTCGCCGACTCGGGCCTGCGCTTCTCCTCCCTGTGTCGGGGCGGCTTCTTCACCGTCGAGAAGGAGCCGTCCCGGCGTGACGCCCTCGACGAGGTGCGTCGCGCGATCGACGAGACGGCGGCGCTGCACGCGGCGGGCGCCGAGGGCTCGGCCCCCGTGCTCGTGATCGTTGCCGGCGGCCTGCCCGAGGGGTCGCGCGATCTCGCCGGTGCCCGCGCGCGCGTCTCGGAGGCGATCGCCGCCGTCGCGCCGCATGCACGAGCATCCGGTGTTCAACTGGCGATCGAGGCGCTGCACCCGATGTATGTCTCTGACCGCGCCGTCGTCTCGACGCTCGGGCAGGCCCTCGACCTCGCCGAAGCGTTCGATCCGGACGTCGTCGGCGTCGTGATCGACAGCTTCCACGTGTTCTGGGACCCGCAGCTCCTGCCGCAGATTCGTCGGGCCGGGCGCGGCCGTCGCATCGCCAGCTACCAGGTGTGCGACTGGGCGACGCCGCTGCCCGCCGACGCCCTGCTCGCCCGCCACTATCCGGGCGACGGGGTGATTGACTTCGGCAGCATGACCCGCGAGGTCGAACAGGCCGGCTACCGCGGCGATATCGAGGTCGAACTCTTCAACGCCGACATCTGGGCGACGCCGTTCGCCGAGGTCGCTCGACGCACCCGCGAGAGCTTCGCCGAGGCCGTCACGCCCTATATGTTGTCTACAACCGCAAAATAG